One stretch of Strix uralensis isolate ZFMK-TIS-50842 chromosome 17, bStrUra1, whole genome shotgun sequence DNA includes these proteins:
- the RASAL1 gene encoding rasGAP-activating-like protein 1, producing MAKTTSLHCRVVEGKDLPAKDVSGSSDPYCVVKVDNEVVARTATVWKSLNPFWGEEYTLRLPRGFHSLTVYVLDEDTIGQDDVIGKVSLSRQQISAEPRAGVDSWLSLAPVDPDEEVQGEIHLELQVPKQGHPRVLRCHLIEARDLAPRDLSGTSDPFARVSCCGHTLETAVIKKTRFPHWDEVLEFKLEEGELGEAVLSVEVWDWDIVGKNDFLGRVEFPLETICRDPTKGWFQLLPFPSTAEDHGGQLGALRLAVRLVEDTVLPGPYYQPLIQLLTEPILCPGQPPAGTALAVLEEVTSGESRQDVATKLVKIFLGQGLAVPLLDYLTTRELAKTTDPNTLFRSNSLASKSVEQFMKVVGLPYLHEVLKPVVNRIFEEKKYVELDPGKMELSRSRRISFKGSLSEARVRESSLELLKGYLGDIVDAIVGSVEKCPLIMRVAFKQLRRRVEERFPSAQHEEVRYFSISGFLFLRFFAPAVLTPKLFSLREQHADPRTGRTLLLLAKALQSIGNLGLQLGQGKEPWMAPLHAVLLPSVTRVKAFLDGLVAVASTEEGEGSVLPELFRPSATIKEGYLHTRTAGGPMLLPRFAFKKRYFWLSTEALTYSKSPEWQARCSIPVPRMRAVERVDEGTFQHPHVMQIVAQDGTGQLHTTYIQCKSAQELWQWLWALRQASSANEAMLPTCHPGTFRAGRWTCCLQPACTAPGCSRTHSTVALGEWSDPLDPAAAAQTLYGHLRRAGAQLRPAGAEGPEGSAASEPPGTGQAGGPLGGRLQAVLQDLDIAHDAFARRDGAPGPPPSSPPAPAAAT from the exons ATGGCCAAAACCACCTCACTGCACTGCCgggtggtggaggggaaggacCTGCCCGCCAAGGACGT ATCTGGCTCCAGTGATCCCTACTGCGTGGTCAAGGTGGACAACGAGGTGGTGGCCAG GACGGCCACGGTGTGGAAGAGCCTGAACCCTTTTTGGGGCGAAGAATACACCCTGCGCCTGCCCCGTGGCTTCCACAGCCTCACTGTCTACGTGCTGGATGAAGACACCATTGG GCAGGACGACGTTATTGGCAAGGTCTCGCTTAGCCGCCAGCAGATCTCGGCTGAGCCGCGGG CAGGTGTCGACAGCTGGCTCAGCCTGGCACCCGTGGACCCTGACGAGGAGGTGCAGGGCGAGATCCACCTGGAGCTGCAGGTCCCCAAGCAGGGCCACCCGCGGGTGCTGCGCTGCCACCTCATCGAGGCCAG GGACCTGGCCCCCCGGGACCTCTCAGGCACCTCGGACCCCTTCGCCCGGGTGTCATGCTGCGGGCACACATTGGAGACGGCC GTGATTAAGAAAACCCGTTTCCCACACTGGGATGAGGTGCTGGAGTTCAAGCTGGAGGAGGGCGAGCTGGGGGAGGCCGTGCTGAGCGTGGAGGTGTGGGACTGGGACATCGTGGGCAAGAACGACTTCCTGGGACGG GTCGAGTTCCCCCTGGAAACCATCTGCAGGGACCCCACCAAGGGCTGGTTccagctcctgcccttccccagcactgccgAGGACCACGG GGGGCAGCTGGGTGCCCTGCGGCTGGCGGTGCGGCTGGTGGAGGACACGGTCCTGCCCGGCCCCTACTACCAGCCCCTCATCCAGCTCCTCACCGAGCCCATCCTCTGCCCCGGCcag ccccctgccGGCACGGCCCTGGCTGTCCTGGAGGAGGTGACCTCGGGGGAGAGCCGGCAGGACGTGGCCACCAAGCTGGTGAAGATCTTcttggggcaggggctggctgtgcccctcCTGGACTATCTCACCACTCGTGAGCTGGCCAAGACCA CGGACCCCAACACCCTCTTCCGCTCCAACTCGCTGGCCTCCAAGTCcgtggagcagttcatgaag GTGGTGGGGCTGCCCTACCTGCATGAGGTCCTGAAGCCCGTGGTGAACCGCATCTTTGAGGAGAAGAAGTACGTGGAGCTGGACCCTGGCAAGATGGAGCTGAGCCGCAGCAG GAGGATCTCCTTCAAGGGGTCCCTGTCGGAGGCGCGAGTGCGGGAGAGCAGcctggagctgctgaagggcTACCTGGGGGACATCGTTGATGCCATCGTGGGCTCAGTGGAGAAGTGTCCCCTCATCATGAGGGTGGCCTTCAAGCAGCTCCGCAGGCGGGTGGAGGAGCGGTTCCCCTCGGCGCAGCACGAG GAGGTGCGGTACTTCTCCATCAGCGGGTTTCTCTTCCTCCGCTTCTTCGCCCCTGCCGTCCTCACCCCGAAACTCTTCAGCCTCCGGGAGCAGCACGCCGATCCCCGCACTGGCCGCACGCTCCTGCTGCTCGCCAAG GCCCTGCAGAGCATCGGCAacctggggctgcagctggggcagggcaaGGAGCCGTGGATGGCCCCGCTGCACGCCGTCCTGCTGCCCAGTGTCACCCGCGTCAAAGCCTTCCTGGACGGCCTGGTCGCAGTGGCCAGCACCGAGG AGGGCGAGGGGTCGGTGCTGCCGGAGCTTTTCCGCCCCTCGGCCACCATCAAAGAGGGGTACCTGCACACCCGCACAGCGGGGGGGCCCATGCTGCTGCCCCGCTTCGCCTTCAAGAAGAGGTACTTCTGGCTCAGCACCGAGGCCCTGACCTACTCCAAGTCCCCCGAGTGGCAG GCGCGCTGCTCCATCCCTGTGCCGCGGATGCGGGCGGTGGAGCGGGTGGACGAGGGCACGTTCCAGCACCCCCACGTCATGCAGATCGTAGCTCAGGATGGCACCGGGCAGCTCCACACCACCTACATCCAGTGCAAG agcgcccaggagctgtggcagtgGCTCTGGGCGCTGCGGCAGGCCAGCAGTGCCAACGAGGCCATGCTGCCCACTTGCCACCCGGGCACCTTCCGCGCCGGCCGCTggacctgctgcctgcagcctgcctgcaccg CGCCCGGGTGCAGCCGGACCCACAGCACGGTGGCGTTGGGCGAGTGGAGCGACCCCCTGgaccccgcggcggcggcgcagaCCCTCTACGGGCACCTCCGGCGGGCGGGGGCCCAGTTGCG GCCAGCGGGGGCTGAGGGTCCCGAGGGCAGCGCAGCGTCCGAGCCCCCCGGCACGGGGCAGGcag GCGGACCCCTCGGGGGGCggctgcaggctgtgctgcaggacCTGGACATCGCCCACGACGCCTTCGCCCGACGGGacggcgccccggggccgcccccgagctcccccccggccccggcggccgccaCTTGA
- the WSB2 gene encoding WD repeat and SOCS box-containing protein 2, translated as MKASGEEPVLLAELKPGRPQRYDWKSSCETWSVAFSPDGAWFAWSQGHCVVKLIPWPLEEAELTCKTSERKSRGGKAEARSRGAAKEKTLECGQIVWGLAFSAWPAAEAGETEPACAVGLPCLILATGLNDGQIKVWEVQTGHLLFSLLGHQDVVRDLSFAPNGSLILVSASRDKTLRVWDLSRDGRQVQVLSGHVQWVYCCSISPDCSMLCSAAGEKSALLWSMRSYTLIRRLEGHQSSVVSCDFSPDSALLVTASYDACVIMWDPYTGEQLRTLRHVPLHSVVDYSSEVHTSSLRSVCFSPEGLYLATVADDRLLRIWALELRSPVAFAPMTNGLCCMYFPHGGFIATGTRDGHVQFWTAPRVLSSLKHLCRKALRTFLTTYQVLALPIPRKLKEFLTYRTF; from the exons ATGAAGGCGAGCGGAG AGGAGCCGGTGCTGCTGGCGGAGCTGAAGCCGGGCCGGCCCCAGCGCTACGACTGGAAATCCAGCTGCGAGACATGGAGCGTGGCCTTCTCCCCCGACGGCGCCTGGTTCGCCTGGTCGCAGGGGCACTGCGTGGTCAAGCTGATCCCCTGGCCCCTGGAGGAGGCCGAGCT CACCTGCAAAACCTCAGAGCGCAAGAGCCGCGGCGGCAAAGCAGAGGCGAGGAGCCGAGGGGCGGCCAAGGAGAAGACGCTGGAGTGCGGCCAGATCGTGTGGGGCTTGGCCTTCAGCGCCTGGCCGGCAGCAGAGGCCGGGGAGACGGAGCCTGCCTGTGCCGTGGGGCTTCCCTGCCTGATCCTGGCCACCGGGCTCAACGACGGGCAGATCAAGGTCTGGGAGGTGCAGACAG GACACCTCCTCTTCAGCCTCTTGGGGCACCAGGATGTTGTCAGAGACCTGAGCTTCGCTCCTAATGGAAGCCTCATCCTTGTGTCAGCCTCACGGGACAAGACTTTGCGCGTTTGGGACCTGAGCAGAGATG GGCGGCAGGTCCAGGTGCTGTCAGGCCACGTGCAGTGGGTCTATTGCTGCTCCATCTCCCCAGACTGCAGCATGCTCTGCTCTGCGGCCGGAGAGAAGTCG GCACTGCTGTGGAGCATGCGGTCCTACACCCTCATCCGGAGGCTGGAGGGGCATCAGAGCAGCGTGGTGTCGTGTGATTTCTCGCCGGACTCGGCACTCCTCGTCACCGCCTCCTACGACGCCTGCGTCATCATGTGGGACCCCTACACTGGCGAGCAGCTGAGGACGCTGCG CCACGTCCCCTTGCACTCAGTGGTGGACTACAGCAGCGAAGTCCACACCAGCTCCCTGCGCTCCGTCTGCTTCTCTCCTGAGGGCCTCTACCTGGCCACGGTGGCGGATGACAG GCTCCTGAGGATCTGGGCGTTGGAGCTGCGGTCGCCGGTTGCGTTTGCTCCCATGACCAACGGCCTGTGCTGCATGTACTTTCCACACGGCGGTTTCATTGCCACAGG CACCAGAGATGGCCACGTCCAATTCTGGACCGCTCCAAGGGTCCTCTCGTCGCTAAAGCACTTGTGTCGCAAAGCTCTGCGCACCTTCCTGACGACGTACCAGGTCCTCGCGCTCCCCATTCCCAGGAAGCTGAAGGAATTCCTCACTTACCGGACATTTTAA
- the RFC5 gene encoding replication factor C subunit 5 isoform X1 yields the protein MARAGGGNLPWVEKYRPQALSELVSHRDILSTVQRFISEDRLPHLLLYGPPGTGKTSTILACARQLYREREFGSMVLELNASDDRGIDIVRGPILSFASTRTIFKKGFKLVILDEADAMTQDAQNALRRVIEKFTENTRFCLICNYLSKIIPALQSRCTRFRFGPLTPELMVPRLQHVIQEEGVDVTEDGMKALVTLSSGDMRRALNILQSTAMAFGKVTEENVYTCTGHPLKSDISNILDWMLNQDFSTAYRKIMELKTLKGLALQDILTEIHLFVHRGGGLRGQLLLTQRGTTTCVPRHTNVHCLLLSTVDFPPSVRIQLLIKMADIEYRLAAGTSEKIQLSSLIAAFQVTRDLIVAEA from the exons atggcgcgggcgggcggcgggaacCTCCCGTG GGTGGAGAAGTACCGGCCGCAGGCGCTGTCGGAGCTGGTGTCTCACCGGGATATCCTCAGCACCG TGCAGCGGTTCATCAGCGAGGACCGGCTCCCGCACCTTCTCCTCTATGGCCCTCCCGGTACCGGTAAGACCTCGACCATCCTCGCCTGCGCCAGGCAGCTCTACCGGGAGCGCGAGTTTGGCTCCATGGTGCTGGAG CTCAACGCCTCCGACGACCGGGGTATCGACATTGTGCGAGGGCCCATCCTGAGCTTCGCCAGCACCAGGACCATCTTTAA gAAAGGCTTCAAGCTCGTCATCCTGGATGAAGCTGACGCCATGACCCAGGATGCTCAGAACGCCCTGAGGCGAG TGATCGAGAAGTTCACAGAAAACACCCGCTTTTGCCTCATCTGCAACTACCTCTCCAAGATCATCCCCGCCCTGCAGTCCCGCTGCACACGCTTCCGCTTCGGCCCCCTCACCCCGGAGCTGATGGTGCCCCGGCTGCAGCACGTCATACAGGAGGAGGG GGTGGATGTGACTGAGGATGGGATGAAGGCTCTGGTGACCCTCTCGAGCGGTGACATGCGCAGAGCCCTTAATATCTTGCAG agcACCGCCATGGCCTTCGGGAAGGTGACGGAGGAGAACGTCTACACCTGCACGGGACACCCCCTCAAGTCTGACATCTCCAACATCCTTGACTGGATGCTGAACCAGGACTTTTCCACTGCCTATCGCA AAATCATGGAGCTGAAGACGCTGAAGGGCTTGGCCCTGCAGGACATCCTCACCGAGATCCACCTGTTTGTGCACAGAGGTGGGGGCTTGCGGGGGCAGCTCCTGCTGACCCAGCGAGGGACAACCACCTGTGTCCCCCGCCACACCAACGTGCACTGTCTCCTTCTCTCCACAGTTGATTTCCCACCCTCCGTCCGCATCCAGTTGCTGATCAAAATGGCAGATATCGA GTACCGGCTGGCGGCTGGGACCAGTGAAAAGATTCAGCTGAGCTCCCTCATCGCGGCCTTCCAAGTCACCAGGGACCTGATCGTGGCCGAAGCCTGA
- the RFC5 gene encoding replication factor C subunit 5 isoform X2 yields the protein MARAGGGNLPWVEKYRPQALSELVSHRDILSTVQRFISEDRLPHLLLYGPPGTGKTSTILACARQLYREREFGSMVLELNASDDRGIDIVRGPILSFASTRTIFKKGFKLVILDEADAMTQDAQNALRRVIEKFTENTRFCLICNYLSKIIPALQSRCTRFRFGPLTPELMVPRLQHVIQEEGVDVTEDGMKALVTLSSGDMRRALNILQSTAMAFGKVTEENVYTCTGHPLKSDISNILDWMLNQDFSTAYRKIMELKTLKGLALQDILTEIHLFVHRVDFPPSVRIQLLIKMADIEYRLAAGTSEKIQLSSLIAAFQVTRDLIVAEA from the exons atggcgcgggcgggcggcgggaacCTCCCGTG GGTGGAGAAGTACCGGCCGCAGGCGCTGTCGGAGCTGGTGTCTCACCGGGATATCCTCAGCACCG TGCAGCGGTTCATCAGCGAGGACCGGCTCCCGCACCTTCTCCTCTATGGCCCTCCCGGTACCGGTAAGACCTCGACCATCCTCGCCTGCGCCAGGCAGCTCTACCGGGAGCGCGAGTTTGGCTCCATGGTGCTGGAG CTCAACGCCTCCGACGACCGGGGTATCGACATTGTGCGAGGGCCCATCCTGAGCTTCGCCAGCACCAGGACCATCTTTAA gAAAGGCTTCAAGCTCGTCATCCTGGATGAAGCTGACGCCATGACCCAGGATGCTCAGAACGCCCTGAGGCGAG TGATCGAGAAGTTCACAGAAAACACCCGCTTTTGCCTCATCTGCAACTACCTCTCCAAGATCATCCCCGCCCTGCAGTCCCGCTGCACACGCTTCCGCTTCGGCCCCCTCACCCCGGAGCTGATGGTGCCCCGGCTGCAGCACGTCATACAGGAGGAGGG GGTGGATGTGACTGAGGATGGGATGAAGGCTCTGGTGACCCTCTCGAGCGGTGACATGCGCAGAGCCCTTAATATCTTGCAG agcACCGCCATGGCCTTCGGGAAGGTGACGGAGGAGAACGTCTACACCTGCACGGGACACCCCCTCAAGTCTGACATCTCCAACATCCTTGACTGGATGCTGAACCAGGACTTTTCCACTGCCTATCGCA AAATCATGGAGCTGAAGACGCTGAAGGGCTTGGCCCTGCAGGACATCCTCACCGAGATCCACCTGTTTGTGCACAGAG TTGATTTCCCACCCTCCGTCCGCATCCAGTTGCTGATCAAAATGGCAGATATCGA GTACCGGCTGGCGGCTGGGACCAGTGAAAAGATTCAGCTGAGCTCCCTCATCGCGGCCTTCCAAGTCACCAGGGACCTGATCGTGGCCGAAGCCTGA